The following proteins are encoded in a genomic region of Acipenser ruthenus chromosome 4, fAciRut3.2 maternal haplotype, whole genome shotgun sequence:
- the LOC117400426 gene encoding GREB1-like protein isoform X3, whose amino-acid sequence MGNSYAGQLKSTRFEEALHSSIETSLRSNTVVPRPVFSQFYLDQQTLNLEDIKPKIEELNKELSLHYLERGNQELLNKQDTNGVDQEEEDEDEDMSETNSPPIPYTEKPAPEGSCTVDGFCQAGRDLRLVSVSMEQIEVPAGFELVGAKSPNIPEHILVCAVDKRFLPDENGKNALLGFSGNCVGCGEKGFRYFTEFSNHINLKLATQPKKQKHLKYYLVKNSQGALSKGPLISWKECKTRQSAGLLSVKPSSSTSPTMSQENGGSNGYSSSFIHTDSPSSRTQTSSSVSLYGSLDMSRDRSLAKPPAVSLQLVTKNQAAAPAAARVNGSANGLSNGGRAGMSSSSQPPQSVAHSTSHSPGYSAADPAAMSAGPPKKRHRGWYPGSPVPIPATAVPVPAVRPVARSSEPLLSAPAPQPMVSGVLQPQAIPAAETVIVPENLLNDSGVRPVILIGYGTLPYFYGNVGDIVVSPLLVNCYKNPQLNGKTLEKLGMASSQLLSVESMILLTLQYLVRLGSDQIPLREEFEQIVLKAMQGLPLQERSSLLPGAGLPSCYSVSQAQLPWLARLTASVSKDSVHVLVTHNSLGEGISETLRSLSEIPPQQRLPDYVVVICTSKMRGNEFCVLVLGQYQSRALAESMLTTNEFLKEISYELITGKVSILASHFKTTSLGDNLDKQLEWFQQRRGDKVVVPFRGGVHDCVQSQEAAAMMPMQDTGSGNEVFQIYAPQLNVARKLLSQVCSIADSGIQSLDLGRFCKVDFMILVPPSEVLFHQTAQRVRQSGVLVDLGLEEAAAIHQKAEKYVVRLDNDVHSKFEAFVRKVKQNPYTLFVLIHDNSHVDLTSLISGSVSHGELQGLADRVINCREALESMNLLVLQVSSFPFTLQTQQSRISVYNEVHWPLRESIEESGAEEQVYFGLNDYSRSLRWGVASPVLRCDEAFEKMVNTLLERYPRLHSMVIRSYLLIQQYTEAMMALTSMTSLRDHTTPETLGILDDLISMPGKDKSGRGHMLIIRVPSLQLAMLARERLEEVRDKLGLQYRFEIILGSPSSELCLAKHFITRIKAWRCSESEDWVPRTYEDLEGLPCIVILTGKDPLGETFPRSLKYCDLRLIDSSYLTRTALEQEIGLACSYTSRQAIQEPLGAMDLPVRQQEKANSSENDSEELHVDLERPQSNGSAVTGTSVGSITENGVSSSSAVDSSQKTSSLTFQNMASSSAEKGASPPGVKQGCDSQGSQPASSSVSVPQPSSCGASTSPSSSSHNSRRPSQSTQESWSPQAAQPRTVILSRAAYNLLGSESTGQLHSSSLLPHADVTWSSPLRPLFYRGLSTEEQSLYYRQWTSARQHHADCSNQVGQEAIGFHPRRLLLTGPPQVGKTGAYLQFLRIVFRMLIRLLEVDVYDEEEVDEDVTESSELTQPSNDQWPNIEVISNMPFDLRPHDPKSRHTSPVYTEKPTKSLQGYNKEIKREVSAKRETVSIMLTKYATHNTFHHCEQCHHYTEASPATQLSDSTLHAFTFSSSVLGGEVQLHFIIPRSKENYFVFSQQGRQLESMRLPLVSDKNADVLKSPIFTPTTGRHEHGLLNIFHATEGAGHLHVLVVKEYEMPLYRKYWPNHILLVLPGMFNNTGVGAARFMIKELSYHNLELERNRLEELGVRRQEVWPFILIMDDSSVLWNAHNVQEQTSQSDASPSFKNISLKTVLQHMEATPKITQYAMCGVRKWSRRLTAKRPGAPFSRCHIHDFILLNIDLTQNVQYDLNRYFCEEIDFNLRVNSSGLLICRFNNFSLMKKHIPCGGHKDFVIKPKILVSDNLTSISPSQYVCAPDSEHMLLAVPAQFLLEKFLQHSSYKLFPKAIFNEKSPVLAIDCYLNVSSEVSICYMSSRPHSVNLNHEGLVFSGLLLYLCDSFVVADLLKKFKFLKGATLCVICQDRSSLRQTIVRLELEDEWQFRLRDEFQTANSSDDRPLYFLTGRHT is encoded by the exons gattttCAGGAAATTGTGTAGGCTGTGGGGAGAAAGGATTCCGCTACTTCACAGAGTTTTCAAACCACATCAATCTTAAACTGGCCACCCAGCCAAAGAAGCAGAAGCACTTAAAGTATTACCTGGTGAAGAACTCTCAGGGTGCTCTGTCTAAAGGACCGCTCATCAGCTGGAAAG AATGTAAAACAAGACAATCAGCAGGCTTGTTGTCTGTTAAACCAAGTTCTTCAACGTCCCCAACTATGAGTCAAGAAAACGGAGGAAGTAACGGCTACAGTTCGTCCTTCATTCATACAG ACTCTCCATCCAGTCGGACACAGACGTCCTCCTCGGTCAGCTTATATGGAAGTCTGGACATGTCCAGAGATCGCAGCCTTGCGAAACCTCCAGCTGTGTCCTTGCAGCTTGTGACAAAGAATCAAGCCGCAG ctccCGCTGCAGCACGTGTTAATGGCTCTGCTAACGGGTTGAGTAATGGAGGAAGGGCCGGCATGTCCAGCTCGTCACAACCCCCTCAATCGGTGGCTCATTCCACCTCACACAGTCCTGGCTACAGCGCTGCAGACCCAG CAGCAATGAGCGCCGGACCTCCTAAGAAAAGGCATCGCGGCTGGTACCCTGGATCTCCAGTGCCGATTCCTGCCACAGCTGTACCTGTTCCTGCAGTCCGCCCTGTAGCCCGATCATCAG AGCCACTGTTGTCGGCCCCTGCTCCTCAACCCATGGTGTCTGGGGTCTTGCAGCCTCAGGCCATTCCCGCAGCAGAGACCGTGATTGTACCTGAGAATCTGCTCAATGACTCAGGAGTTAGACCAGTCATTCTCATTG GTTATGGCACTTTACCATATTTCTATGGCAATGTGGGAGATATAGTGGTTAGCCCACTACTGGTGAACTGCTACAAGAACCCCCAGCTGAACGGAAAGACTCTGGAGAAGCTTGGCATGGCTAGCAGCCAGTTACTGAGTGTGGAGAGTATGATCTTATTGACCCTGCAGTACCTAGTTAGATTAG GATCGGATCAGATCCCACTGCGGGAGGAGTTTGAGCAGATCGTCCTCAAGGCCATGCAGGGGCTACCACTGCAGGAGCGCTCATCTCTGCTGCCCGGTGCCGGCTTGCCGTCCTGTTACTCAGTCTCTCAGGCTCAGCTGCCCTGGCTGGCCCGCCTCACCGCCAGCGTCTCCAAAGACTCTGTGCACGTCCTCGTAACCCACAACTCCCTGGGGGAGGGTATTTCAGAGACGCTTCGTTCCCTCAGCGAGATCCCGCCTCAGCAGCGGCTGCCTGACTATGTTGTTGTGATCTGCACCTCCAAGATGCGAGGAAACGAGTTCTGTGTGCTGGTCCTAG GTCAATATCAGTCGAGGGCACTTGCAGAGAGCATGCTCACCACTAACGAGTTCCTGAAAGAGATCAGTTATGAGCTGATCACCGGGAAAGTCAGCATCCTCGCTTCACATTTCAAAACTACCTCATTGG GAGATAATTTAGACAAGCAGCTGGAGTGGTTTCAGCAGAGGAGAGGCGATAAGGTTGTTGTGCCTTTCCGAGGCGGTGTTCACGACTGTGTTCAGTCGCAGGAAGCTGCTGCCATGATGCCAATGCAGGACACGG GCTCTGGCAATGAAGTGTTCCAGATCTACGCTCCACAGCTGAATGTAGCCCGCAAGCTTTTATCCCAGGTGTGCTCCATAGCTGACTCGGGCATCCAGAGCTTGGACCTGGGCCGCTTCTGCAAAGTTGACTTCATGATCCTAGTGCCCCCCTCCGAGGTCCTCTTCCACCAGACTGCACAGCGAGTCAGACAATCAG GAGTTCTGGTGGATCTGGGTCTCGAGGAAGCAGCCGCCATCCACCAGAAAGCAGAAAAATATGTTGTCCGGTTAGACAACGATGTTCACAGCAAGTTTGAGGCCTTCGTAAGGAAAGTTAAGCAGAATCCGTATACCCTGTTTGTCCTGATTCACGACAATTCCCACGTGGATTTGACCAG CTTGATCTCGGGGTCAGTGTcgcatggagagctgcagggccTGGCTGACCGCGTCATTAACTGCAGGGAGGCTCTGGAGTCGATGAATCTCCTGGTCCTGCAGGTCAGCTCCTTCCCCTTCACCCTGCAGACACAGCAGTCCCGGATCAGTGTTTACAACGAGGTGCACTGGCCACTACGCGAGAGCATT gAGGAGTCTGGTGCAGAGGAGCAGGTGTATTTTGGTCTGAATGACTACAGCAGGTCCCTGCGGTGGGGCGTAGCAAGTCCTGTTCTGAGATGTGACGAAGCCTTTGAAAAAATGGTGAACACCCTTTTGGAGAG GTACCCACGGCTGCACAGTATGGTGATTCGCAGCTACCTCCTCATCCAGCAGTACACTGAGGCCATGATGGCCTTGACCTCCATGACCTCCCTGCGGGACCACACGACGCCCGAGACTCTGGGTATCTTAGACGACCTGATCAGCATGCCAGGCAAGGACAAGAGCGGCAGGGGCCACATGCTCATTATCCGCGTGCCCTCACTGCAGCTGGCCATGCTGGCCCGGGAGAGGCTGGAGGAGGTCCGTGACAAGCTGGGCCTCCAGTACCGCTTCGAGATCATCCTGGGCAGCCCCTCCTCCGAGCTCTGCCTTGCCAAGCACTTCATAACCAGGATCAAG GCGTGGAGATGCAGTGAAAGTGAAGACTGGGTTCCCCGCACCTATGAGGACCTGGAGGGACTGCCATGCATTGTGATTCTGACTGGAAAAGACCCTCTTGGGGAAACATTCCCAAG GTCGCTGAAGTATTGTGACCTGAGGCTAATCGACTCAAGCTACCTAACGCGGACAGCCCTAGAGCAGGAGATTGGGCTGGCGTGCAGTTACACGTCACGGCAGGCCATCCAGGAGCCCTTGGGGGCCATGGACCTGCCAGTGCGGCAGCAGGAAAAAGCCAACAGTAGTGAGAACGACTCAGAGGAGCTGCACGTCGACCTGGAGAGACCGCAGAGCAATGGCAGCGCAGTCACTGGAACCTCAG TAGGCTCCATCACAGAGAATGGGGTGAGCTCTTCAAGTGCTGTGGACAGCTCCCAGAAGACATCCTCCCTCACCTTTCAGAACATGGCCAGCAGTTCAGCCGAGAAGGGTGCCTCTCCGCCGGGCGTGAAGCAGGGCTGTGACTCTCAGGGCAGCCAGCCGGCCAGCAGCAGTGTCTCAGTCCCCCAGCCTTCCTCCTGTGGTGCCTCCACATCCCCCTCTTCCTCTTCCCACAACTCCCGGAGGCCCAGCCAGTCCACACAAGAGAGCTGGAGCCCCCAGGCTGCCCAGCCCCGCACTGTCATCCTGTCCCGGGCAGCCTACAACCTGCTGGGCAGCGAGAGCACCGGCCAGCTGCACTCGTCCTCTCTGCTGCCCCACGCTGACGTGACCTGGAGCAGCCCCCTACGGCCCCTCTTCTATAGGGGCCTCAGCACAGAGGAGCAGTCCCTCTACTACCGCCAGTGGACCAGCGCCCGCCAGCACCATGCCGACTGCAGCAACCAGGTCGGGCAAGAAGCCATCGGCTTCCACCCACGTCGTTTGTTGCTGACTGGGCCACCACAG GTGGGGAAGACGGGAGCGTACCTGCAGTTCCTGCGGATTGTGTTCCGCATGCTGATTCGCCTTCTGGAGGTAGACGTGTACGATGAGGAGGAGGTTGATGAGG ATGTCACAGAAAGCAGTGAATTAACCCAACCATCCAATGATCAGTGGCCAAACATTGAAGTCATCAGCAATATGCCCTTTGACCTTCGCCCCCATGATCCAAAGTCCCGTCACACCAGTCCTGTGTACACGGAGAAACCGACCAAGTCTCTCCAAG gttataataaagaaataaagcgTGAGGTATCTGCCAAGCGGGAGACAGTCTCTATAATGTTAACCAAGTATGCCACCCACAATACTTTCCACCACTGCGAACAGTGCCACCATTACACAGAAGCCAGCCCAGCAACACAG TTGTCTGACTCCACACTCCACGCATTCACTTTTTCATCCTCCGTGTTGGGAGGCGAGGTCCAGCTTCACTTTATCATTCCCAGATCCAAGGAGAACTACTTTGTCTTCAGCCAGCAAGGGAGGCAGCTGGAGAGCATGCGGCTTCCCCTGGTCTCTGATAAG AATGCTGATGTGTTGAAGAGCCCCATCTTCACACCGACGACCGGGCGGCACGAGCATGGCCTGCTGAACATATTCCATGCCACAGAAGGTGCTGGTCACCTTCACGTCCTGGTAGTCAAGGAGTATGAGATGCCTCTTTACCGCAAGTATTGGCCCAACCACATCCTGCTAGTCCTGCCGGGGATGTTCAACAACACTGGTGTAG GAGCAGCCCGGTTCATGATCAAGGAGCTCTCTTACCACAACCTGGAGCTGGAGCGAAACCGCCTGGAGGAGCTGGGGGTCCGGAGGCAGGAGGTGTGGCCCTTCATCCTCATCATGGATGACTCCAGCGTTCTGTGGAATGCTCACAATGTTCAAGAGCAGACCAG TCAATCAGACGCATCCCCCAGCTTCAAGAACATCTCTCTAAAGACAGTCCTGCAGCACATGGAGGCCACTCCCAAGATCACCCAGTACGCTATGTGTGGTGTCAGGAAATGGAGTCGCCGCCTGACAGCCAAGAGGCCTGGTGCCCCTTTCTCACGCTGCCACATCCACGACTTTATTTTGCTCAACATTGACCTGACCCAGAATGTTCAATATGACCTCAACAG GTATTTCTGTGAGGAGATTGACTTCAATCTGCGGGTTAATAGCAGCGGCCTGCTGATCTGTCGCTTTAACAACTTCAGCCTTATGAAGAAGCACATTCCTTGTGGTGGCCATAAGGACTTTGTCATTAAACCCAAGATCTTG GTGTCTGATAACTTGACCTCCATCAGCCCCTCGCAGTACGTCTGCGCCCCAGACAGTGAGCACATGCTGCTGGCTGTCCCGGCCCAGTTTCTGCTGGAGAAGTTCCTGCAGCACAGCAGCTACAAACTCTTCCCCAAGGCCATTTTCAACGAGAAGAGCCCCGTTCTGGCCATCGACTGCTACCTGAACGTGAGCTCAGAG GTGTCGATTTGTTACATGAGCTCTCGGCCTCACTCAGTGAACCTGAACCACGAGGGGCTGGTGTTCAGTGGGCTGCTCCTCTACCTCTGCGACTCCTTTGTGGTTGCGGACCTGCTCAAGAAGTTCAAGTTCCTTAAAG GTGCCACGTTGTGTGTTATCTGTCAAGACCGGAGTTCGTTACGGCAGACTATTGTGCGCCTGGAGCTGGAGGATGAGTGGCAGTTCCGCCTGCGTGACGAGTTCCAAACGGCAAACAGCAGCGACGACAGACCCTTGTACTTTCTCACAGGGCGCCACACCTGA
- the LOC117400426 gene encoding GREB1-like protein isoform X5, protein MGNSYAGQLKSTRFEEALHSSIETSLRSNTVVPRPVFSQFYLDQQTLNLEDIKPKIEELNKELSLHYLERGNQELLNKQDTNGVDQEEEDEDEDMSETNSPPIPYTEKPAPEGSCTVDGFCQAGRDLRLVSVSMEQIEVPAGFELVGAKSPNIPEHILVCAVDKRFLPDENGKNALLGFSGNCVGCGEKGFRYFTEFSNHINLKLATQPKKQKHLKYYLVKNSQGALSKGPLISWKECKTRQSAGLLSVKPSSSTSPTMSQENGGSNGYSSSFIHTDSPSSRTQTSSSVSLYGSLDMSRDRSLAKPPAVSLQLVTKNQAAAPAAARVNGSANGLSNGGRAGMSSSSQPPQSVAHSTSHSPGYSAADPAAMSAGPPKKRHRGWYPGSPVPIPATAVPVPAVRPVARSSEPLLSAPAPQPMVSGVLQPQAIPAAETVIVPENLLNDSGVRPVILIGYGTLPYFYGNVGDIVVSPLLVNCYKNPQLNGKTLEKLGMASSQLLSVESMILLTLQYLVRLGSDQIPLREEFEQIVLKAMQGLPLQERSSLLPGAGLPSCYSVSQAQLPWLARLTASVSKDSVHVLVTHNSLGEGISETLRSLSEIPPQQRLPDYVVVICTSKMRGNEFCVLVLGQYQSRALAESMLTTNEFLKEISYELITGKVSILASHFKTTSLGDNLDKQLEWFQQRRGDKVVVPFRGGVHDCVQSQEAAAMMPMQDTGSGNEVFQIYAPQLNVARKLLSQVCSIADSGIQSLDLGRFCKVDFMILVPPSEVLFHQTAQRVRQSGVLVDLGLEEAAAIHQKAEKYVVRLDNDVHSKFEAFVRKVKQNPYTLFVLIHDNSHVDLTSLISGSVSHGELQGLADRVINCREALESMNLLVLQVSSFPFTLQTQQSRISVYNEVHWPLRESIEESGAEEQVYFGLNDYSRSLRWGVASPVLRCDEAFEKMVNTLLERYPRLHSMVIRSYLLIQQYTEAMMALTSMTSLRDHTTPETLGILDDLISMPGKDKSGRGHMLIIRVPSLQLAMLARERLEEVRDKLGLQYRFEIILGSPSSELCLAKHFITRIKAWRCSESEDWVPRTYEDLEGLPCIVILTGKDPLGETFPRSLKYCDLRLIDSSYLTRTALEQEIGLACSYTSRQAIQEPLGAMDLPVRQQEKANSSENDSEELHVDLERPQSNGSAVTGTSGSITENGVSSSSAVDSSQKTSSLTFQNMASSSAEKGASPPGVKQGCDSQGSQPASSSVSVPQPSSCGASTSPSSSSHNSRRPSQSTQESWSPQAAQPRTVILSRAAYNLLGSESTGQLHSSSLLPHADVTWSSPLRPLFYRGLSTEEQSLYYRQWTSARQHHADCSNQVGQEAIGFHPRRLLLTGPPQVGKTGAYLQFLRIVFRMLIRLLEVDVYDEEEVDEDVTESSELTQPSNDQWPNIEVISNMPFDLRPHDPKSRHTSPVYTEKPTKSLQGYNKEIKREVSAKRETVSIMLTKYATHNTFHHCEQCHHYTEASPATQLSDSTLHAFTFSSSVLGGEVQLHFIIPRSKENYFVFSQQGRQLESMRLPLVSDKNADVLKSPIFTPTTGRHEHGLLNIFHATEGAGHLHVLVVKEYEMPLYRKYWPNHILLVLPGMFNNTGVGAARFMIKELSYHNLELERNRLEELGVRRQEVWPFILIMDDSSVLWNAHNVQEQTSQSDASPSFKNISLKTVLQHMEATPKITQYAMCGVRKWSRRLTAKRPGAPFSRCHIHDFILLNIDLTQNVQYDLNRYFCEEIDFNLRVNSSGLLICRFNNFSLMKKHIPCGGHKDFVIKPKILVSDNLTSISPSQYVCAPDSEHMLLAVPAQFLLEKFLQHSSYKLFPKAIFNEKSPVLAIDCYLNVSSEVSICYMSSRPHSVNLNHEGLVFSGLLLYLCDSFVVADLLKKFKFLKGATLCVICQDRSSLRQTIVRLELEDEWQFRLRDEFQTANSSDDRPLYFLTGRHT, encoded by the exons gattttCAGGAAATTGTGTAGGCTGTGGGGAGAAAGGATTCCGCTACTTCACAGAGTTTTCAAACCACATCAATCTTAAACTGGCCACCCAGCCAAAGAAGCAGAAGCACTTAAAGTATTACCTGGTGAAGAACTCTCAGGGTGCTCTGTCTAAAGGACCGCTCATCAGCTGGAAAG AATGTAAAACAAGACAATCAGCAGGCTTGTTGTCTGTTAAACCAAGTTCTTCAACGTCCCCAACTATGAGTCAAGAAAACGGAGGAAGTAACGGCTACAGTTCGTCCTTCATTCATACAG ACTCTCCATCCAGTCGGACACAGACGTCCTCCTCGGTCAGCTTATATGGAAGTCTGGACATGTCCAGAGATCGCAGCCTTGCGAAACCTCCAGCTGTGTCCTTGCAGCTTGTGACAAAGAATCAAGCCGCAG ctccCGCTGCAGCACGTGTTAATGGCTCTGCTAACGGGTTGAGTAATGGAGGAAGGGCCGGCATGTCCAGCTCGTCACAACCCCCTCAATCGGTGGCTCATTCCACCTCACACAGTCCTGGCTACAGCGCTGCAGACCCAG CAGCAATGAGCGCCGGACCTCCTAAGAAAAGGCATCGCGGCTGGTACCCTGGATCTCCAGTGCCGATTCCTGCCACAGCTGTACCTGTTCCTGCAGTCCGCCCTGTAGCCCGATCATCAG AGCCACTGTTGTCGGCCCCTGCTCCTCAACCCATGGTGTCTGGGGTCTTGCAGCCTCAGGCCATTCCCGCAGCAGAGACCGTGATTGTACCTGAGAATCTGCTCAATGACTCAGGAGTTAGACCAGTCATTCTCATTG GTTATGGCACTTTACCATATTTCTATGGCAATGTGGGAGATATAGTGGTTAGCCCACTACTGGTGAACTGCTACAAGAACCCCCAGCTGAACGGAAAGACTCTGGAGAAGCTTGGCATGGCTAGCAGCCAGTTACTGAGTGTGGAGAGTATGATCTTATTGACCCTGCAGTACCTAGTTAGATTAG GATCGGATCAGATCCCACTGCGGGAGGAGTTTGAGCAGATCGTCCTCAAGGCCATGCAGGGGCTACCACTGCAGGAGCGCTCATCTCTGCTGCCCGGTGCCGGCTTGCCGTCCTGTTACTCAGTCTCTCAGGCTCAGCTGCCCTGGCTGGCCCGCCTCACCGCCAGCGTCTCCAAAGACTCTGTGCACGTCCTCGTAACCCACAACTCCCTGGGGGAGGGTATTTCAGAGACGCTTCGTTCCCTCAGCGAGATCCCGCCTCAGCAGCGGCTGCCTGACTATGTTGTTGTGATCTGCACCTCCAAGATGCGAGGAAACGAGTTCTGTGTGCTGGTCCTAG GTCAATATCAGTCGAGGGCACTTGCAGAGAGCATGCTCACCACTAACGAGTTCCTGAAAGAGATCAGTTATGAGCTGATCACCGGGAAAGTCAGCATCCTCGCTTCACATTTCAAAACTACCTCATTGG GAGATAATTTAGACAAGCAGCTGGAGTGGTTTCAGCAGAGGAGAGGCGATAAGGTTGTTGTGCCTTTCCGAGGCGGTGTTCACGACTGTGTTCAGTCGCAGGAAGCTGCTGCCATGATGCCAATGCAGGACACGG GCTCTGGCAATGAAGTGTTCCAGATCTACGCTCCACAGCTGAATGTAGCCCGCAAGCTTTTATCCCAGGTGTGCTCCATAGCTGACTCGGGCATCCAGAGCTTGGACCTGGGCCGCTTCTGCAAAGTTGACTTCATGATCCTAGTGCCCCCCTCCGAGGTCCTCTTCCACCAGACTGCACAGCGAGTCAGACAATCAG GAGTTCTGGTGGATCTGGGTCTCGAGGAAGCAGCCGCCATCCACCAGAAAGCAGAAAAATATGTTGTCCGGTTAGACAACGATGTTCACAGCAAGTTTGAGGCCTTCGTAAGGAAAGTTAAGCAGAATCCGTATACCCTGTTTGTCCTGATTCACGACAATTCCCACGTGGATTTGACCAG CTTGATCTCGGGGTCAGTGTcgcatggagagctgcagggccTGGCTGACCGCGTCATTAACTGCAGGGAGGCTCTGGAGTCGATGAATCTCCTGGTCCTGCAGGTCAGCTCCTTCCCCTTCACCCTGCAGACACAGCAGTCCCGGATCAGTGTTTACAACGAGGTGCACTGGCCACTACGCGAGAGCATT gAGGAGTCTGGTGCAGAGGAGCAGGTGTATTTTGGTCTGAATGACTACAGCAGGTCCCTGCGGTGGGGCGTAGCAAGTCCTGTTCTGAGATGTGACGAAGCCTTTGAAAAAATGGTGAACACCCTTTTGGAGAG GTACCCACGGCTGCACAGTATGGTGATTCGCAGCTACCTCCTCATCCAGCAGTACACTGAGGCCATGATGGCCTTGACCTCCATGACCTCCCTGCGGGACCACACGACGCCCGAGACTCTGGGTATCTTAGACGACCTGATCAGCATGCCAGGCAAGGACAAGAGCGGCAGGGGCCACATGCTCATTATCCGCGTGCCCTCACTGCAGCTGGCCATGCTGGCCCGGGAGAGGCTGGAGGAGGTCCGTGACAAGCTGGGCCTCCAGTACCGCTTCGAGATCATCCTGGGCAGCCCCTCCTCCGAGCTCTGCCTTGCCAAGCACTTCATAACCAGGATCAAG GCGTGGAGATGCAGTGAAAGTGAAGACTGGGTTCCCCGCACCTATGAGGACCTGGAGGGACTGCCATGCATTGTGATTCTGACTGGAAAAGACCCTCTTGGGGAAACATTCCCAAG GTCGCTGAAGTATTGTGACCTGAGGCTAATCGACTCAAGCTACCTAACGCGGACAGCCCTAGAGCAGGAGATTGGGCTGGCGTGCAGTTACACGTCACGGCAGGCCATCCAGGAGCCCTTGGGGGCCATGGACCTGCCAGTGCGGCAGCAGGAAAAAGCCAACAGTAGTGAGAACGACTCAGAGGAGCTGCACGTCGACCTGGAGAGACCGCAGAGCAATGGCAGCGCAGTCACTGGAACCTCAG GCTCCATCACAGAGAATGGGGTGAGCTCTTCAAGTGCTGTGGACAGCTCCCAGAAGACATCCTCCCTCACCTTTCAGAACATGGCCAGCAGTTCAGCCGAGAAGGGTGCCTCTCCGCCGGGCGTGAAGCAGGGCTGTGACTCTCAGGGCAGCCAGCCGGCCAGCAGCAGTGTCTCAGTCCCCCAGCCTTCCTCCTGTGGTGCCTCCACATCCCCCTCTTCCTCTTCCCACAACTCCCGGAGGCCCAGCCAGTCCACACAAGAGAGCTGGAGCCCCCAGGCTGCCCAGCCCCGCACTGTCATCCTGTCCCGGGCAGCCTACAACCTGCTGGGCAGCGAGAGCACCGGCCAGCTGCACTCGTCCTCTCTGCTGCCCCACGCTGACGTGACCTGGAGCAGCCCCCTACGGCCCCTCTTCTATAGGGGCCTCAGCACAGAGGAGCAGTCCCTCTACTACCGCCAGTGGACCAGCGCCCGCCAGCACCATGCCGACTGCAGCAACCAGGTCGGGCAAGAAGCCATCGGCTTCCACCCACGTCGTTTGTTGCTGACTGGGCCACCACAG GTGGGGAAGACGGGAGCGTACCTGCAGTTCCTGCGGATTGTGTTCCGCATGCTGATTCGCCTTCTGGAGGTAGACGTGTACGATGAGGAGGAGGTTGATGAGG ATGTCACAGAAAGCAGTGAATTAACCCAACCATCCAATGATCAGTGGCCAAACATTGAAGTCATCAGCAATATGCCCTTTGACCTTCGCCCCCATGATCCAAAGTCCCGTCACACCAGTCCTGTGTACACGGAGAAACCGACCAAGTCTCTCCAAG gttataataaagaaataaagcgTGAGGTATCTGCCAAGCGGGAGACAGTCTCTATAATGTTAACCAAGTATGCCACCCACAATACTTTCCACCACTGCGAACAGTGCCACCATTACACAGAAGCCAGCCCAGCAACACAG TTGTCTGACTCCACACTCCACGCATTCACTTTTTCATCCTCCGTGTTGGGAGGCGAGGTCCAGCTTCACTTTATCATTCCCAGATCCAAGGAGAACTACTTTGTCTTCAGCCAGCAAGGGAGGCAGCTGGAGAGCATGCGGCTTCCCCTGGTCTCTGATAAG AATGCTGATGTGTTGAAGAGCCCCATCTTCACACCGACGACCGGGCGGCACGAGCATGGCCTGCTGAACATATTCCATGCCACAGAAGGTGCTGGTCACCTTCACGTCCTGGTAGTCAAGGAGTATGAGATGCCTCTTTACCGCAAGTATTGGCCCAACCACATCCTGCTAGTCCTGCCGGGGATGTTCAACAACACTGGTGTAG GAGCAGCCCGGTTCATGATCAAGGAGCTCTCTTACCACAACCTGGAGCTGGAGCGAAACCGCCTGGAGGAGCTGGGGGTCCGGAGGCAGGAGGTGTGGCCCTTCATCCTCATCATGGATGACTCCAGCGTTCTGTGGAATGCTCACAATGTTCAAGAGCAGACCAG TCAATCAGACGCATCCCCCAGCTTCAAGAACATCTCTCTAAAGACAGTCCTGCAGCACATGGAGGCCACTCCCAAGATCACCCAGTACGCTATGTGTGGTGTCAGGAAATGGAGTCGCCGCCTGACAGCCAAGAGGCCTGGTGCCCCTTTCTCACGCTGCCACATCCACGACTTTATTTTGCTCAACATTGACCTGACCCAGAATGTTCAATATGACCTCAACAG GTATTTCTGTGAGGAGATTGACTTCAATCTGCGGGTTAATAGCAGCGGCCTGCTGATCTGTCGCTTTAACAACTTCAGCCTTATGAAGAAGCACATTCCTTGTGGTGGCCATAAGGACTTTGTCATTAAACCCAAGATCTTG GTGTCTGATAACTTGACCTCCATCAGCCCCTCGCAGTACGTCTGCGCCCCAGACAGTGAGCACATGCTGCTGGCTGTCCCGGCCCAGTTTCTGCTGGAGAAGTTCCTGCAGCACAGCAGCTACAAACTCTTCCCCAAGGCCATTTTCAACGAGAAGAGCCCCGTTCTGGCCATCGACTGCTACCTGAACGTGAGCTCAGAG GTGTCGATTTGTTACATGAGCTCTCGGCCTCACTCAGTGAACCTGAACCACGAGGGGCTGGTGTTCAGTGGGCTGCTCCTCTACCTCTGCGACTCCTTTGTGGTTGCGGACCTGCTCAAGAAGTTCAAGTTCCTTAAAG GTGCCACGTTGTGTGTTATCTGTCAAGACCGGAGTTCGTTACGGCAGACTATTGTGCGCCTGGAGCTGGAGGATGAGTGGCAGTTCCGCCTGCGTGACGAGTTCCAAACGGCAAACAGCAGCGACGACAGACCCTTGTACTTTCTCACAGGGCGCCACACCTGA